The following proteins are co-located in the Nonlabens ponticola genome:
- a CDS encoding deoxynucleoside kinase, translated as MHIAVAGNIGAGKTTLTKLLAKHYRWTPQFEDVLENPYLEDFYTDMERWSFNLQVYFLNSRFRQVLEIRESGKKIIQDRTIYEDASIFAPNLHAMGLLSQRDFDNYSSLFDLMEKLVAAPDLLIYLRSSIPNLVNQIHKRGRDYENTISIDYLSRLNERYEAWIHGYDKGNLLIIDVDDIDFVNNPEDLGAIINKIDAEMTGLFA; from the coding sequence ATGCATATTGCCGTCGCCGGAAACATAGGAGCTGGAAAAACAACGCTTACCAAATTACTTGCAAAACACTACCGCTGGACACCTCAATTTGAGGACGTTCTTGAAAATCCTTACCTAGAGGATTTTTATACAGATATGGAACGCTGGTCGTTCAACCTGCAGGTTTATTTCTTGAATTCCCGTTTTAGACAAGTACTCGAGATACGTGAGAGTGGCAAGAAGATCATTCAGGATCGTACGATTTATGAAGATGCCAGCATTTTTGCACCCAACTTGCATGCAATGGGTTTGTTATCACAACGTGATTTTGATAATTACAGCTCGCTTTTTGACTTGATGGAAAAGCTGGTCGCGGCACCTGATTTATTGATTTACTTGCGCAGTTCCATTCCCAATCTTGTGAATCAAATCCACAAGCGCGGTCGTGATTATGAGAACACGATCTCTATAGACTACTTAAGTCGATTGAACGAGCGTTATGAAGCCTGGATTCATGGTTATGATAAAGGTAATTTGTTGATCATCGATGTAGATGATATCGACTTTGTCAACAACCCAGAAGATCTAGGTGCGATCATCAATAAGATCGATGCAGAGATGACCGGGTTGTTTGCATAA
- a CDS encoding App1 family protein has translation MSIFQRDPWIIDVFRTYSGEHHLYLRGRALQDQPLKHYEQQTFYQTLRNTWRAFKTDEIREIPVVLTLPNGDKHKTITDKEGYFLFDITTKTDLQDIADEEGYVSLNIAFDEDDSAYAKAKSQNRIALNSFTGETLVPPETTAYGVISDIDDTIMQTGVTSFLKLRVAFNTFFRNYDQRIPFKGAASFYQLLHRGASGKDQNPMFYLSNSPWNLYRYLEKFIDFHGFPKGPILLRDFPTPWDRTKKLKRPHKEHELINILKHYPDQKFILIGDAGEHDAKYYTNAAKLYPDRIKAIYIRAVSNAKKVAANQALADAFDICPILIVEESREALEHARENGWIV, from the coding sequence ATGAGCATATTTCAGCGCGATCCGTGGATTATTGATGTTTTCCGTACCTATAGTGGTGAACATCATTTGTATTTAAGAGGTCGTGCGTTGCAGGATCAACCGCTCAAACACTATGAGCAGCAAACCTTTTATCAAACGTTGCGCAATACTTGGCGCGCCTTTAAAACAGACGAGATACGTGAGATTCCTGTAGTATTGACATTACCTAATGGCGACAAGCACAAAACTATAACCGATAAAGAAGGTTATTTCCTGTTTGACATCACCACAAAAACCGATTTGCAAGACATCGCAGATGAAGAAGGTTATGTTTCGCTCAACATAGCTTTTGATGAGGATGATTCCGCTTACGCGAAAGCTAAGTCCCAAAACCGCATTGCGCTTAATTCGTTTACCGGTGAGACGCTTGTGCCACCTGAAACCACGGCATACGGTGTGATCAGCGATATTGATGACACCATCATGCAAACAGGCGTGACCAGTTTCTTGAAATTAAGGGTTGCTTTTAATACGTTTTTCCGCAATTATGATCAGCGCATCCCTTTTAAAGGTGCCGCAAGCTTTTATCAATTACTCCATCGAGGCGCGAGTGGCAAGGATCAAAATCCAATGTTCTATTTGAGTAACAGCCCATGGAATTTATACCGCTATCTGGAGAAATTCATTGATTTTCATGGTTTTCCCAAGGGTCCTATCCTACTGCGCGATTTTCCCACGCCATGGGATCGTACTAAAAAACTGAAACGACCACACAAGGAACACGAACTCATCAATATCCTAAAACATTATCCAGATCAAAAGTTCATCCTGATTGGTGATGCCGGCGAGCATGATGCCAAGTACTACACTAACGCTGCAAAACTGTATCCTGATCGCATCAAAGCCATCTACATACGAGCGGTAAGCAATGCTAAAAAAGTGGCTGCCAATCAGGCACTAGCTGATGCCTTTGACATCTGCCCTATTTTAATTGTAGAAGAATCTCGCGAAGCTCTCGAGCATGCTCGAGAGAATGGATGGATTGTTTAA
- a CDS encoding sodium-translocating pyrophosphatase, giving the protein MEDIMIYVPIAAAILGFVFMLVKRSWVLKQDAGDGKMKEISDHIYEGALAFLKAEYKLLAIFVVIVSALLLVVSFIVPTTHWMIVIAFIFGALFSAYAGNVGMKIATKTNVRTTQAARTSLPKALKISFGGGTVMGLGVAVLAVLGLTGFFILFYHLFMNGEWAAAEYGGGIKSPGELMTIVLETLAGFSLGAESIALFARVGGGIYTKAADVGADLVGKVEAGIPEDDPRNPATIADNVGDNVGDVAGMGADLFGSYVATVLAAMVLGNYVIRDMGGDIIDAGFGGIGTILLPMAIAGAGIIISVIGTMLVKISSNDAKEAQVMGALNVGNWTSIIIVAAACFGLCYYMLPESMTMDFYGVGLKTVTYLDVFFATMVGLVVGAVISSVTEYYTGLGKAPILKIVQQSSTGAGTNIIAGLATGMISTFPSVLLFAGAIWASYAFAGFYGVALAASAMMATTAMQLAIDAFGPIADNAGGIAEMSEQDPIVRERTDILDSVGNTTAATGKGFAIASAALTSLALFAAYVTFTGIDGINIFKAPVLAMLFVGGMVPVVFSALAMNAVGKAAMEMVQEVRRQFRDIPGIMEGTGKPEYDKCVAISTQASLKQMMLPGLLTIGFPLVIAFVPLAFGMETLTIAEMLGGYMAGVTVSGVLWAIFQNNAGGAWDNAKKSFEAGVEINGEMTYKGSDAHKAAVTGDTVGDPFKDTSGPSMNILIKLTCLIGLVIAPILGGHSDTDEVGTVDTAETIEIEVEETEADLTENLEFIYPQEELGC; this is encoded by the coding sequence ATGGAAGATATTATGATTTATGTGCCTATTGCGGCGGCAATTTTAGGCTTTGTGTTTATGCTGGTCAAAAGATCTTGGGTATTGAAACAGGATGCCGGTGATGGAAAAATGAAGGAGATATCTGATCATATTTATGAGGGCGCGCTGGCGTTTCTTAAAGCAGAATATAAGTTACTTGCCATTTTTGTAGTCATAGTAAGTGCGTTGCTCCTAGTAGTATCGTTCATCGTGCCTACCACGCACTGGATGATTGTTATCGCTTTCATCTTTGGGGCATTGTTTAGTGCATATGCTGGAAATGTAGGTATGAAAATCGCTACCAAAACCAATGTACGCACTACTCAGGCGGCTCGCACTAGTTTGCCTAAGGCATTGAAAATTAGTTTTGGCGGTGGTACGGTAATGGGATTGGGTGTTGCAGTTCTTGCGGTGCTGGGTCTTACAGGATTTTTCATTCTTTTCTACCATCTATTCATGAATGGTGAATGGGCTGCGGCAGAATATGGCGGCGGCATTAAATCACCAGGCGAGCTCATGACTATTGTTCTTGAAACGCTGGCTGGATTCTCTCTAGGTGCAGAATCCATCGCACTTTTTGCACGTGTAGGTGGTGGTATTTATACTAAGGCTGCCGATGTAGGCGCAGATCTTGTAGGTAAGGTAGAAGCTGGTATTCCTGAAGATGATCCTCGTAATCCTGCAACTATTGCAGACAATGTGGGTGATAATGTAGGCGACGTGGCAGGAATGGGTGCCGACTTATTTGGTTCTTATGTGGCAACGGTTCTTGCGGCCATGGTGTTGGGTAACTATGTGATACGAGACATGGGTGGCGATATTATTGATGCTGGTTTTGGCGGTATCGGTACGATTCTATTGCCTATGGCGATTGCTGGCGCTGGTATTATTATATCAGTCATTGGCACCATGTTAGTTAAGATTTCTAGTAACGATGCAAAAGAAGCTCAAGTGATGGGTGCGCTCAACGTTGGTAACTGGACATCGATTATTATTGTTGCTGCGGCTTGTTTCGGACTTTGTTATTATATGCTGCCTGAATCCATGACCATGGACTTCTACGGTGTAGGTTTGAAAACAGTTACTTATCTGGATGTATTCTTTGCGACCATGGTAGGTCTTGTGGTAGGTGCCGTAATTTCTTCTGTTACTGAATATTACACTGGATTAGGTAAAGCACCTATTTTGAAAATAGTACAACAATCATCTACTGGTGCAGGGACAAATATCATCGCTGGACTTGCCACAGGTATGATTTCGACATTTCCATCAGTGTTGCTTTTCGCAGGTGCGATCTGGGCATCTTATGCTTTTGCAGGCTTTTATGGTGTAGCGCTTGCCGCTAGTGCCATGATGGCAACGACTGCCATGCAACTGGCTATCGACGCCTTTGGTCCTATTGCAGATAATGCCGGTGGTATTGCAGAAATGAGTGAGCAAGACCCTATAGTACGAGAGCGTACGGATATTCTAGACTCTGTAGGTAACACTACAGCAGCAACTGGTAAAGGTTTTGCTATTGCGAGTGCGGCGTTGACATCTCTTGCCTTATTTGCAGCCTATGTAACGTTTACAGGAATTGACGGTATCAATATTTTTAAAGCGCCAGTACTAGCCATGTTATTTGTTGGTGGTATGGTGCCTGTTGTTTTTAGCGCACTAGCGATGAATGCGGTAGGTAAAGCAGCTATGGAAATGGTGCAAGAAGTTCGCAGACAATTCCGTGATATTCCTGGAATTATGGAAGGCACGGGAAAGCCAGAATACGATAAATGTGTCGCAATTAGCACACAAGCTTCCTTGAAGCAAATGATGTTGCCAGGATTGTTAACCATTGGTTTCCCATTAGTTATTGCTTTTGTTCCGCTGGCATTTGGCATGGAAACATTAACCATTGCAGAAATGCTAGGTGGTTACATGGCTGGTGTTACGGTAAGTGGTGTTCTTTGGGCGATTTTCCAGAATAATGCTGGTGGCGCCTGGGATAATGCAAAAAAATCCTTTGAAGCTGGTGTAGAAATCAATGGTGAAATGACCTATAAAGGTTCTGATGCTCACAAAGCAGCCGTGACTGGTGATACGGTTGGTGATCCATTCAAGGATACTTCTGGACCATCGATGAATATTTTGATCAAATTGACATGTTTGATAGGTCTTGTGATTGCACCAATACTAGGTGGTCATAGCGATACGGATGAAGTAGGAACCGTAGACACGGCAGAAACTATAGAGATTGAGGTTGAAGAAACCGAAGCTGATTTGACTGAAAATCTAGAATTCATATATCCACAAGAGGAGTTGGGCTGCTAG
- a CDS encoding DUF5686 and carboxypeptidase-like regulatory domain-containing protein, with amino-acid sequence MIVSFIEFDRRFSLTISLVAAFCISAISIAQTKVGGVVYDTDGVTVPFANVVFPNSSEGTITNDDGRFYLQSDNSYDAIEVSFIGYKTKLVKLESQVTLDFEITLESDEAQLDAVVVYSGKTSKKTNPALDILRKIWENRRKNGLSQFDQYQYEKYEKLEFDLNTIDSTMINSRLFEGMEFIFNYADTSSTSGKTYLPIFINEALSTVYGDNKLNKEKDVLKANKNSGFSNNQTLIALVKDLYTDIDIYDRHIKFFDKSFVSPIGRAGIDSYNYVLRDTAAIDGVRSFNIVYYPRRKGELTFKGDFWVADSTFAIKEINLQATKSANVNWVKDIYLEQEYQVLNDSLFLITRDYFQSDFAFNKKEEGKGVYGKRTTLYDQYQFDIKKPDDFYRRRVNDYDPETYNRSEQYWDENRLEKLNKDEKQIYTMLDTLRQNKKFNRIYNIGSILSSGYYEVNNFDIGPVFSIFGFNDVEGLRLRGGGRTYFGPNDPWRIEGYLAYGFRDDQVKYGLSGKYLLDKRSRLTIQAGNRRDIEQLAASLTNTDDVLGRSLASSALISTGNNGRLSSINLSTVSLSFEPLYNLEFRLGGSYRTIKSANPDFFSLNYLDDSGVEKSQVNQSEVGLTMTYTPGRKTSNYGVDRSIINPFQYPILYANYTRGLEDVLNSDFNYDKFQIYYEHPLQIGGFGRLRARVEAGKTFGEVPLALLNVVPGNQTLFNIAGSFNTMNFYEFVTDEYVTLHLDHNFNGRLFSRIPGLRDLDLRELIGFKAVYGSISADNVAINRSNIDYLAPEDIYYEYSFGIGNIFRILRIDASFRGNYNDLPDARNFAITGSFGFSF; translated from the coding sequence ATGATAGTATCCTTTATTGAATTTGACCGTAGGTTTTCGCTTACGATTTCGCTAGTTGCGGCTTTTTGCATTTCTGCCATCTCGATAGCACAGACCAAAGTAGGTGGCGTTGTATATGATACAGATGGTGTCACAGTGCCATTTGCAAATGTTGTATTTCCCAATTCTAGCGAAGGAACCATTACCAATGATGATGGTAGGTTCTACCTACAGTCTGACAACAGCTATGATGCCATTGAAGTATCGTTTATAGGTTATAAGACAAAGCTGGTAAAGTTAGAAAGTCAAGTCACGCTAGATTTTGAGATAACGCTTGAAAGCGATGAGGCACAACTCGATGCGGTGGTTGTTTACTCTGGTAAGACTTCTAAAAAGACTAATCCTGCACTAGACATCTTGAGAAAGATCTGGGAAAACCGAAGAAAAAATGGTTTGTCCCAATTTGATCAATACCAGTATGAGAAATACGAGAAGCTAGAATTTGATCTCAACACAATCGACAGCACCATGATTAATTCCAGGCTTTTTGAGGGAATGGAATTTATCTTCAATTATGCCGACACCAGTAGTACCAGCGGTAAAACCTACCTACCTATATTCATTAATGAAGCTTTGTCAACGGTATACGGTGACAACAAATTGAACAAAGAAAAGGACGTCCTTAAAGCCAATAAAAATTCTGGATTCTCCAATAATCAAACGCTTATTGCGCTGGTTAAAGATCTGTACACCGATATCGATATCTACGACCGGCATATCAAGTTTTTTGACAAGAGTTTTGTGAGTCCCATAGGTCGTGCTGGGATTGATTCCTATAATTATGTGCTACGAGATACCGCAGCCATCGATGGTGTGCGGTCTTTTAATATAGTTTACTATCCGCGACGTAAAGGTGAGCTCACTTTTAAAGGAGATTTCTGGGTAGCAGATTCCACATTTGCTATCAAAGAAATTAACTTGCAAGCAACTAAAAGTGCCAACGTAAATTGGGTCAAGGACATTTACCTAGAACAAGAATATCAAGTACTCAATGACAGCTTGTTCTTGATCACCCGTGATTACTTCCAAAGTGATTTTGCCTTTAATAAAAAGGAAGAAGGTAAAGGAGTTTACGGCAAGCGTACGACCTTGTATGACCAGTATCAATTTGACATCAAGAAACCTGATGATTTCTACCGCCGTCGTGTGAACGACTATGATCCAGAAACATACAACCGCAGCGAGCAATATTGGGATGAGAACCGACTGGAGAAACTGAACAAGGACGAGAAGCAAATCTATACGATGCTGGACACCTTGCGCCAGAACAAAAAATTCAATCGTATCTACAATATAGGATCCATCCTTTCCTCTGGATACTACGAGGTGAACAACTTTGACATTGGACCCGTGTTTTCAATTTTTGGATTTAATGATGTAGAAGGTTTGCGCTTGCGCGGTGGTGGCCGCACCTACTTTGGTCCTAACGACCCATGGAGAATTGAAGGTTATCTCGCATACGGATTTAGGGATGATCAGGTTAAATACGGGTTATCTGGAAAGTACCTGCTTGACAAACGCAGTAGACTTACCATTCAAGCTGGAAATCGTCGCGATATTGAGCAACTGGCAGCTAGTCTTACTAACACTGATGATGTGTTGGGTCGCAGCCTTGCTTCAAGCGCGTTGATAAGCACGGGAAATAATGGTAGGCTTTCCTCAATCAATTTATCTACAGTGTCTCTTAGTTTTGAGCCGTTGTATAATTTGGAATTTAGATTAGGTGGTAGCTATCGAACGATCAAAAGTGCTAATCCTGACTTTTTTAGTCTTAATTATCTGGATGACTCTGGTGTTGAAAAAAGTCAAGTCAACCAAAGCGAGGTAGGCCTCACCATGACCTACACACCTGGTCGCAAGACTTCTAATTATGGTGTGGATCGCAGCATCATCAATCCATTTCAATATCCTATCCTGTATGCAAATTATACGCGCGGTCTAGAAGATGTTCTCAATAGCGATTTCAACTATGACAAGTTTCAAATTTACTATGAGCATCCATTGCAGATAGGTGGATTTGGTAGATTACGTGCGAGAGTCGAGGCTGGAAAAACTTTTGGCGAGGTACCGCTGGCGTTGCTCAATGTAGTTCCTGGAAACCAGACGTTGTTCAATATTGCAGGATCGTTCAATACTATGAATTTCTATGAATTTGTGACTGATGAATACGTGACGCTGCACCTAGATCACAACTTCAATGGTCGCCTGTTCTCACGCATTCCTGGATTGCGTGACCTTGACTTAAGAGAATTGATAGGCTTTAAGGCAGTTTATGGCAGCATAAGCGCTGATAACGTTGCAATTAATCGCAGCAACATCGACTACCTAGCACCAGAGGATATCTACTACGAATACAGTTTTGGCATCGGGAATATCTTCCGTATACTGCGTATCGATGCTAGTTTTAGAGGTAACTACAACGATTTACCAGATGCTCGGAATTTTGCGATTACGGGTAGTTTTGGTTTCAGTTTTTAA
- a CDS encoding pyruvate dehydrogenase complex E1 component subunit beta, whose translation MKTIQFREAIAEAMSEEMRRDESVYLMGEEVAEYNGAYKASKGMLDEFGAKRVIDTPISELGFAGIAIGSTMTGNRPIVEYMTFNFSLVGIDQIINNAAKIRQMSGGQLKCPIVFRGPTASAGQLAATHSQAFESWFANTPGLKVIVPSNPYDAKGLLKAAIRDDDPVIFMESEQMYGDKGEVPEDEYTLPIGVAEIKREGTDVTIVSFGKIIKDAYKAADELEKDGISCEIIDLRTVRPYDKEAILKSVKKTNRLVVLEEAWPFGNVSTEISHMVQAEAFDYLDAPIYKINTADTPAPYSPVLLEEWLPNHQDVIDGVKKVMYRK comes from the coding sequence ATGAAGACTATACAATTCCGTGAGGCGATCGCCGAGGCCATGAGTGAAGAAATGCGCCGTGATGAATCTGTTTACCTGATGGGTGAAGAGGTAGCAGAATATAATGGCGCCTATAAGGCATCAAAAGGGATGCTGGATGAATTTGGCGCAAAGCGTGTAATCGATACTCCTATTTCAGAGTTAGGTTTTGCTGGTATCGCGATAGGCTCTACCATGACCGGGAACAGACCTATTGTTGAATACATGACCTTTAACTTCTCACTTGTGGGAATTGACCAGATCATTAATAACGCTGCAAAAATACGCCAGATGTCTGGTGGACAATTGAAGTGTCCTATCGTTTTCCGTGGTCCAACTGCAAGTGCTGGACAACTAGCAGCGACGCACTCACAAGCTTTTGAAAGCTGGTTTGCAAACACGCCAGGTCTTAAAGTAATTGTACCATCAAATCCTTATGACGCCAAAGGACTGCTGAAAGCTGCCATACGTGATGACGATCCTGTCATTTTTATGGAAAGTGAGCAGATGTATGGCGATAAAGGTGAAGTGCCAGAGGATGAGTACACATTACCAATAGGTGTAGCCGAAATCAAGCGCGAAGGAACGGATGTGACCATCGTATCCTTTGGTAAAATCATCAAGGATGCCTACAAAGCTGCCGATGAACTTGAAAAAGATGGTATCTCATGCGAGATCATTGATCTGCGCACCGTGCGTCCTTATGATAAAGAGGCGATTTTGAAATCAGTCAAGAAAACCAACAGACTTGTGGTTCTTGAAGAGGCATGGCCATTTGGTAACGTATCTACAGAAATATCACACATGGTACAAGCTGAAGCCTTTGACTACCTAGATGCTCCTATTTATAAGATCAACACTGCAGACACGCCAGCACCTTACTCTCCTGTATTACTAGAAGAATGGTTGCCTAATCATCAAGATGTGATTGATGGCGTCAAAAAGGTGATGTATAGGAAGTAG
- a CDS encoding electron transfer flavoprotein subunit beta/FixA family protein, producing MKILVCISHVPDTTSKINFTDNDTQFDTNGVQFVINPNDEFGLTRAMWFKEKQGASVEVVTVGGAEVEPTLRKALAIGADTAIRVDTPAVDGYAVAKELADVVKNGGYDLVIAGRESIDYNGGMVPGMVAAMTGASFVNTCISLEIDGDKATAVREIDGGKETVTATLPLIIGGQKGLVEESDLRIPNMRGIMMARKKQLDVKPSVNATPETTTVKFEKPAPKGEVTLVDADNLDKLIDLLHNEAKAI from the coding sequence ATGAAGATATTAGTATGCATCAGCCACGTGCCAGATACAACTTCAAAGATTAATTTTACAGATAACGATACTCAGTTTGACACAAATGGAGTTCAATTTGTAATTAATCCTAATGATGAATTTGGTCTGACCAGAGCCATGTGGTTTAAAGAAAAGCAAGGTGCTAGCGTTGAGGTTGTCACAGTAGGTGGCGCTGAGGTAGAGCCTACATTGAGAAAAGCACTTGCAATAGGAGCAGATACAGCTATAAGAGTAGATACACCAGCAGTTGATGGTTATGCCGTTGCCAAAGAGCTTGCAGATGTTGTGAAAAATGGCGGTTATGATTTAGTGATCGCTGGTCGTGAATCCATTGACTACAATGGTGGTATGGTACCAGGAATGGTGGCTGCCATGACTGGAGCTAGTTTTGTGAACACTTGTATTTCACTTGAGATAGATGGTGATAAAGCCACAGCCGTTAGAGAAATCGATGGTGGTAAGGAAACGGTTACTGCAACTTTGCCATTGATCATAGGTGGTCAAAAAGGTCTTGTAGAAGAGAGTGACTTGAGAATTCCTAACATGCGTGGTATCATGATGGCTCGTAAAAAGCAACTGGATGTAAAACCATCAGTCAACGCAACACCAGAAACCACTACGGTAAAGTTTGAAAAGCCAGCGCCTAAAGGTGAGGTAACACTTGTCGATGCAGATAACCTGGACAAGTTGATCGATTTGCTACACAACGAGGCAAAAGCCATCTAG
- a CDS encoding electron transfer flavoprotein subunit alpha/FixB family protein, which yields MSVLVYTESEQGTFKKTAYEVASYAKGIADMLGTDVAAISFHAADAGELGTYGVSRLHNCTDAKLEKFQAAAYADAIAQAAQAEDAKVIVISSSADSKYLGSLLSVHLDAGYVSNVVELPSSADPFTVKRSVFTNKAFSNTQISTDRKLVGLSKNAYGLKENPTDCAVQDFAPTLKDEDFKVNVQSVDKATDKVTIADAEVVVSAGRGMKGPENWHMIEELADVLGAATACSKPVSDMGWRPHGEHVGQTGKPVASNLYIAIGISGAIQHLAGINSSKVKVVINTDPEAPFFKAADYGVVGDAFEVVPALTEKLKAFKAANA from the coding sequence ATGTCAGTACTCGTATATACAGAATCAGAACAAGGGACATTTAAAAAGACAGCTTATGAAGTAGCTAGTTATGCAAAAGGCATTGCAGATATGCTAGGTACAGATGTGGCTGCCATTTCATTTCACGCTGCAGATGCAGGTGAGCTAGGAACATATGGAGTAAGCAGACTGCACAATTGTACAGATGCTAAACTTGAGAAATTTCAAGCAGCAGCTTACGCCGATGCTATTGCTCAAGCAGCGCAAGCAGAAGATGCAAAGGTGATCGTGATTTCCAGCAGTGCAGATTCTAAATATTTAGGATCATTGTTGAGTGTACACCTAGATGCAGGTTATGTGAGCAACGTGGTAGAATTGCCATCAAGCGCAGATCCTTTTACAGTTAAGCGCAGTGTTTTCACAAACAAAGCGTTTAGTAACACTCAAATCTCTACAGACCGCAAACTAGTGGGTCTTTCTAAAAACGCTTACGGTTTGAAAGAAAACCCGACCGATTGTGCCGTTCAGGATTTTGCACCAACATTGAAAGATGAAGATTTCAAAGTAAATGTACAGTCAGTTGATAAAGCAACAGATAAGGTTACCATCGCAGATGCTGAGGTAGTTGTGAGCGCAGGTCGTGGTATGAAAGGTCCAGAAAACTGGCACATGATTGAAGAGTTGGCAGATGTTCTGGGAGCCGCAACAGCATGTTCCAAACCTGTGAGTGATATGGGCTGGAGACCACATGGAGAGCACGTAGGTCAAACAGGAAAGCCAGTAGCCTCAAATCTTTATATCGCTATAGGTATATCAGGAGCGATACAGCACCTTGCGGGAATCAATTCTAGTAAGGTAAAAGTGGTTATCAATACTGATCCAGAAGCACCTTTCTTTAAGGCCGCAGACTATGGTGTTGTAGGTGATGCGTTTGAAGTAGTGCCAGCATTGACTGAAAAGCTAAAGGCTTTCAAAGCGGCAAATGCTTAA
- a CDS encoding bifunctional nuclease family protein, producing MSLKRLHIRGISYSQTQNGAYALILKESGGDRQLPIVIGAFEAQSIAIALEKEISPPRPLTHDLFKSFAQRYAIVVKQVIIHKLVDGVFYSSLICEKDKIEEIIDARTSDAIALAVRFKAPVFTYENILDEAGIQQHITADKELSDPDEDSDDIIEELINTPITDKEDYSKLSMTELQKMLKEAVNNENYELAAGIRDEISRR from the coding sequence ATGAGTCTAAAAAGACTGCACATAAGAGGTATTTCATACAGCCAGACACAAAATGGTGCTTATGCGCTTATACTTAAAGAATCTGGTGGTGATCGTCAATTACCTATTGTAATTGGCGCATTTGAAGCTCAAAGTATTGCCATTGCTCTTGAAAAAGAGATCAGTCCACCTAGACCGCTAACACATGATTTGTTCAAAAGTTTTGCTCAGCGATACGCAATCGTGGTAAAACAGGTCATTATTCATAAACTGGTAGATGGTGTTTTCTACAGCAGTTTGATTTGTGAAAAAGACAAAATCGAGGAAATTATTGATGCGCGCACCAGCGATGCCATCGCACTTGCCGTTCGATTTAAAGCGCCCGTTTTTACGTATGAAAATATTTTAGACGAGGCTGGAATACAACAACACATCACTGCAGATAAAGAGTTGAGTGATCCAGATGAGGACAGCGATGACATTATTGAGGAATTGATCAACACACCAATCACAGATAAAGAGGACTACTCAAAACTGTCCATGACTGAGCTGCAAAAGATGCTGAAGGAAGCAGTGAATAACGAGAATTATGAACTTGCCGCTGGCATACGAGACGAGATCTCACGTCGATAA